ataaagactcaaaataatgaagatCTCTGATAGAtttgattacatttttacGGGAATTGTTCCAACTGCAAAGACGATGGTTTTTCACATAGCAGGCAAAAGCAAAAAGTCTTGTacattattgatatatatgtagatcGATTCTGAGAATCGACAGAGTTGTAAGATGCTATTGCTTATGTAATACGTATGCGAGTCATAAATAACCAGCAAATGACATTTAACATGATATATTTATGCTATGCTCTGAGATAAATACGTacgtaaaaagatttttttcaaatgatAAAACGTCATCGagtaactaaattttttttgtacaaaatattttactcctcgttcattatttttttagcgttattattcttttatcaatCTGAGATCGATTTTTCCAATTTAGTGAAAGCGTTGAAAGAGATTTATCGAGACCATTTATCGCTGCCCTCTCCAATTTTTAATACTGTACATTTGAGATTAAatcagaattaaattattaaaataaacttctaAAAATAGCTGAAGAATGTAATCTTGTTATTTCCATGTGATCCTCTAGGGtttaattcgcgaaaaatattcttttctgaattctttataatctaaaaattattggaatCTTAATACTTTTCGCTAACAAGGAAAAATCGACTTCAAACTgagtaaaaagaaatcattaaataatattaaaagacacACTCtgtgaatttaaattttatttttatgcgtatttatacttattaattttcaaaattaagattattttgattCAAGCATTTTTCGCAaagtattttcaaaaaagcttcaaaaaaaaggtttttATCAGTAAATAGCAATCGCCAACAGACGACGAAATAACGCTTATTCGATCCAGAAGTAATAATACCTTCGCGTTTCTAACCAAAAGCTGATTTCGACTCGGACCATGAAAAAGTAAACGCGCACGTTTCGTCGACATCGGAAATGTACGTGACTATGTTCaaatcattaataattcaatctTGAATTATCGATTCAGCTGATAAcccattattattatattgctcGAAGcgaatcttaatttatttctaaaagcaGCAGGTTTGCTGGGAAGTTATTGATTTGCGGGAAATTCTCTAAAAAGATGGAGAAGTCTGTTTTTCAGACGTTTTTATTACGAAAAGAACGTTATGTACATTTATCGTCTCtctgtatatgtgtatgtatatatatatatatatatatatataatgtataactaaaaatatagaacTATAACAAAACATACTACGCTCATCATGGCCTctttaactaataataattctttcgcGGTTAAGTTTTCAACGCTTAATTTGATCAGTTAAGTCAAAACTCCTCAAATTTTCGGCAGgaacagaataaataaaatgtaaatattcttctatCGATCGCTGTTATTACGACGATTGCAGCAAATGTTAACTTGACAATACATCGATTTGTCGGTATATAAACATCTACCATATATATGATGATATGTTTATATACCAATTCGACAAtatgtctatttttaatttcacttAAAACAGACGGGCATAATTTGCGATCGATAGCGACAGCAGACATCGATAAATGGATAtacaagattaaaataattcaactaatgtaaattgttttaacGAAGCTGATAAAATCGGTTGTTGATGTGCCATTGTCGCCATGATAATGGTACTACAAAAGGTTTAGATTGCAACAGTAGGAGTAACtttatactatataaaaaCTCTGTTACGATGTGTCGTGATgtacaaaatttctttaacataaacagagaattttatgtaattacttaaattactctttttgcatttatacattttacatttatacaaataacatAAACGCTGATGTTATCACACGTAAATCACATTTAAGTTTTCATACGTaactcataaattattatttaatcgatattaaaagaaGTAATTCGAGATTAGCACCCTTTCATAATTCAcgataacatatttttattattgtaacgcAAATTAATCTTAATGTGTGAATACTAAATGGTTTCCGAGGTATTTTTACCTCGTATACGTTACTACGTTATAAAGTTAATTCTGCTGGTGCAATCCAAATCTAAATTAACACATTTGTAACAAAGTCACGCGAGTGTCTCAAATAATAAACGCGATTAAGTCACTCGACTCGTGCACGGTAGATCTTAATCTAGAAAAATACAGtctatcttttttcttcttcttcgaaaTGCGTCACACTAGTTCATTCTGAACCTTCTGAAATTACCCAGAACCGCGCCTAAGTCTTCGTCGAACGCCCAGATGCGCTTGACGATATTTGTACCGTGTATATACTATCATATATCGATACTTAGATTAAAATCTTGTACAAGAGTTTTCGTACGAAAGGTAAATATGAATCGAATCCCTGCTAGTTCCTCGTGAGACGTCACACATCGAATGATTCGTACAGATTATAATACACAATAAGTATTCTTCGCTGATTAAACCCGAACGATCGTGAATATCGGTCAGGTCAGGTCAGATCGGGTCAGGTCGTTTGACTATTTTTCAGCCGACTTCCTTCTTGTACCGCTCGGTCAGCGCGTCCCgttaaaaaacatttgaaCGACGACGCTGATTTTATTCCCGCTCTTTCCTCGCTTCAACTTATGCGGATATTCAAACATCGTCGCCTTCGTCTGAAATTCAGATTCGAGAATAATTTTGCGATCGCGACATCAATTGCGTTGTCGGATTGATTCGATCGTTCTCAAGTTACCTTCCCCCTCGTCCTCGCCCTCCGCCAGATGAATATCGTTCTTTTGCTGCTCCTTGTCGTAATCGCCGTCGTACTGATCGTCACCACCGTTAGCTTGCCCGTCATCCAATCTAAAACCAAAGGGTATAATACGATAAATTCATTGTAATTGAATACCTTAGagaggaaaattttaaaagataaaaaatcacttatatataatgaagTTATgtaatctaaatattttatgcgtaCTAATAATAAGCATGCTGtttatttacacattattcaatcgcgataaaaataCCGGAGCTCACCCAGGAACTCGATTGAGTTCTTCGCCGACCTCCTGTACCCCAGGTCCCACCCTCAACCAAGCGTCTTTTGCTCTCCTCTCGACCTGCTCGCCAACGTGTCGCGCGGGAGGATTTGCAACGAACGGTGGGTCCAGATTGCCAGGTTCGACTATCGGTTCCTTCTCCTCTTTGTCATCCGCCGCGTTCGCCGGGGCGAGTTTCGGCGGCGGTGGCTGCAAATTGTGAACCGCCGCCGCGTCCTCCCGCTTTCGGATCTCTTCCTCGCGCTTCTCCTTATCCGCGTCGTCATTCTGCTCGATCATTTCCGGTATTGGCAATACGCCGACCGGCACCTTGACTTTCGACAGCGGTCTGGCTGGTAGAGGCGCGGGCTTGTCGACGACAGACGGCGATACCAGATTGGCGTTGCTCGCTACAGTGGTGTTCTCCGCTTTTCGTGAACTCGCCACgctctgaaaaaaattgtttacacCATTACACACGGTACAATGCAGTTGTTCGACGGTCGCAGGCGGAAACCGTCGATGTTGTGACGTCTTACTTATTCAATCTTTGCGATTATATAATGTTACGGTAGAACCGGTTATAGCGGCAATTGTCATTTCTCGAAATACGCTAGGAATTACGAAACtacgatatttttcatcttCCATTCCATCCTGACATTATGCATCGATAAATCATTGACAATCTCGCTATATAAATCCTCCACAGTGTAGTGTTGCGTGAAAAGTTTATTaacatcaaataaataattagcattaaataaataatttgtctaATAATGATAAACCACAAAAAAAGTTGTAAATGCAGTGCATGACACAGCAATTCTAACGAGCTAACTACAGTTGgaagttatattatttagcaaTCCAAAGAGCAGAAAAGCTacactatataaataaaaacaagctTTTTTTACAGTTCGACAAATTTTCAAGCATTTATTTAGCGCGGCTAAAGGCAATAGTCTTGAacaacataaattaattagcgGCGATACAGTAAAAGCGCGATGCAGAAGCTGATAATAGTTACATAGGTCGTTACGAGGTtgctaataaaaatgcaagcgAATAAacgtaataacaatttattaatgcatCGTAGAACACAGATTTACAGGCACATTCAGTACGGCTCGCGAGCCATTTTATTACACGTATACATGAACaggttttttatttccaataatGAAAGAGCGAGGTAAAGAAGATAAGAGATCGGTCGAAAAGATTATATACACAAATAGAATCTCTTTaagtagtaatttatttaaataaataatatttatttaatatatgtatttaatttaataaaacctcTGTAAATATTCTTCCAGTATTCTTTAAACACCCAACATTTATCCAATAACATTTTGATTATGTAACGATAAAGATATCTATAAAACTGTGCAAACAGTACAATAGTCAATAGGACGTCTAAATACACGTCTATAAGATTATGACAACATTTTTGAGTATTTTTTGGggagattttttaataaaatatctaataaaaatattttaaggcATATAATGACATTTACTGTTAGAGAATTTTACGAGAACTTCCATATACGATTCGGAATTTGATCAGTGCATGTATAATGTTAACAGCTTCCGCattgataataatgaaataatacgCGAACTGTcagcgtatatatatatatatatatatatatattgtatatatattaaataataaacgagaTAGGAACGGTCTGCtactgtaataaataatatataaacgttGTTAATAATaggcaatattatattaaatatcacttGCGACTAAAACAATTTAACCCCTTGACTGCAGATGACAAAAATTCTCgtcatttggactttgcgttcAGTGCCACGAAAATGCATTTCTCttcatgaaatttttgttatattagaAGTGTGATTTTATCATTGAAGCAAAGTGTAACTAGATTTTTGGGTACACTGAATCGATTTTTGAGTCCGATTTGTAAAATGTTGCTTCGGAAAAAATGGCtgtcaagaaaataaaaattatcgaatatTCTCATTAGATTTTGTTATATCAAGTTTTACAATGAACCAATGACTAATACAAGGTACATTTAGGAATTTTTGAGTATGctgaacataattttaaagtcatacttgaaaaaaatgtttaaacagTTTTATGACAAAAgttgtcataaaaatttatgacaaattttttgtttaatttgacCTGAAATTTGTCAACACCATCAGCCCCTTATAtaaactttcattaattttcgaGAATCTTTTGCTTTTGGTATTTAGGATTACTTGAAAATGGTGTGGCACTCAAGGAGTTAAAACCGCTGAAAAATTACAGATTTCATTCGTTAACAATACATCGAAcgtatttttcagaaattatgGAATAGTAATCAAGCAAATAGATaacttttttcgtttctttattACGCATTGTTAGTTAGAATAATTCTTCTTGCAAATTATTGTACACTGCAAAAAATACGATATGTAgtaatttacaagaaaaattattttaaccataagtaataaatatttaaagaaaaagaataatgagATAACTCGACAAGTAAGTAATTTTGCTTCATTACATGCATATAAAACTATGCGCATAAAtaatactatacatatattatttttttctcaagcTTAGTACAAATTTTGCGTGTAATATAAAGCAATACTAGAGAAAGAttacaataagaaaaaattatttcgagaagatacgaatacaaaaatagagaaaactATTCTAACTCAATATTTTGACGATAACACTAATATTCACCCCAAAAGCATACAGAACTGTTAAAGAAAAAGCAATtagtcataaaatataaatatttgtttgttaccaatgttttgttatttaaaaaataaaatagtaactTTGATTTAAACAACTAATTAGATCTTTCCTACCAATCCGTGCATAAttgcgtaaaaaatattttattaataaacaatgaagTAATCATTCATTAGTAATATAACAGTTGGATAATTTGTggtttactttattaataaaataattattatcatcaacaatcataatttattaataaagataattactATACATAATTGCGACATCGCAAAAAATCTTTTACGCAACTTACGTATTAAAACTCAAAGAATTTAACTCAAATTATACGACCGTTCCCGACAAGTTGAAAATAGTCCGATCACAAACATGTAACAATGAGTTAAATGCAAAGCTTAACGAATTCCGCTATGGGGTACATCACGATTGAGAATCCCATCTACTCTTTCCTGCAGATTCTGCAGTTCGTCAACCTCTACATGAGCTTTGACACCGGTTGATCGACCAGACGCTACCGTGGACGCTCGCTCGACGGCAGGTTGTGCCAACGGTTGCTCGGCTTGCGAACCAGGCATCGCCGAAGCGTTATCATTCGGACCGTTGTCGTCTCGATTCAGCGGCGGCGACATTACCTGTTTTCTTTGCTCTTCTTCAAGGCCATTCTTCTCGTCGTCCATAACGTTTGGACGCTCGACAACGTCTTTCTGTTGCTTTTGCTGTAAGTCGTTAGCCGAGGGTTCGCGCTGCTCGCCGATCTCTTTCACTTCGCCCGGGCCAGCTGGAACGATGTTGCCATTCTGCTGAACGAACCTAATATCGTTGGCCGGCTCGTTGGCATCGTCGTTTAACGTCTTTTCCACCGAAGGAGTCGCTCCTCCGACTGCGCGACGATCATGAGACACGTATGGTGGCTGCGGCGCACTTacctgttgctgttgctgctgtggCGCCGGAATCGGTTGCGAATCTTCTTTCTGTAACGCCGATTGCGACACCGACGCTCGTGGAGTCACCAAAACTGAACTAGGAGATGTACTTCTAGCATAGAATTTCTGAAATCCATATAAGAACAATCACGTGTGTTTATATAACTGTCTCGATTCTTCTCGTGCAATTTTGAAtacttaaaagaaaatataaatcactaCTAGCTTGACAAATAAGCATATGTTTGTTTTCTAATAAGATGCAGTTTAttccatatataaaatataactattaagtgccttatttttataattgacgctaatattaaattatgctGCTTTTAGGAAACGAGTGACGTACCTTGGCGCTCTCCAATTCGCGTCTGAGCTGGAAGATCTCCTTCTTAAGATGGTCGACGGTACTACCGGTATTGTCCCTATTTTGCATCAGCTCGTTGTACTTTTCTTGCAGCCTGGTCTTCTCGTCATCTGTTTCCAGGTACTTGGTTTTCAAGTGCTCCAGAGCCTTGAACTTGTCCTCCTGAGCCTGCCGGATGCGAGCGCGTAAGTCCTGCAGCGTCGATTCTAGCCTATTGGTCTCGTCCAACGCCTGCTTCTCGCGCTTCTTGCACTCCTCCTGCAAGTCCCGATGCTCCGTCTGCAGGAGCCTGTAGGTCTGCTGAAGCGAATTAAACCTCTGCATCGCCTCTATACTGTCCTTGTCGCGCAGGGACTTCTCCCGCGACGCGCGTTGCTGCAACTCCTGCTTCACCGCGGCATTCGAGCTCTTCTCCTCGGCCAAGGACTTCTCCAGCCGTACTTTGTACTCAAAtattactgaaaaaaatcGTATATTATCACGTTACCGATAAGTCCAGGTGTGAGTGGCTAAAtcagaagaaatataattgctTTGTAATCCgcaattaacaaatttatcaaaatggaATATGAATATGTGATTCGtcgtaaatttaaaatctgcATATTAAGATCTTATTTCCCGCAACAAATCCTCCACTCTGGAATATGAGTAGCTTAAAGTCCTGagatatttatcaatatcCTGAGATCGTTATTCAATATCTTCTCGcagtttaaatattaacacaATTCGATTTCGACTTCAATCTTCGACAGCATTTAGTTATTTACGTCCTACGTATGTATTGAGCTTACCTTGTAGTTGAGCAGCGAGAGATTCTTGCTGATGCAGGCATTGCACTTGCATTTCTTGAAGCCTGGTCATCTCCGAGATGGTGTTGCGATACACGATCATTGTCAGGACAACCACCACTGCGCAGCCCCCGTACAAAGCCAGGCGGCCACCACGGCCTCTGCCAAGCCGCGAACCGGTCATCACTGTCGACAGGAAAAAGTTCGTTATAACGTTATCTATTATGAAAACAAAGTTGGTGCATTGACGAGCGGAATCATATCAGTGCAATCACAGAATCATAcacgcgtgtacttggcgtgatataaatatgtataacgtAACGAGATACGAGTACTCCCTCGCATTGTCGCCGCTATCCATAAAAAACGTGTTTAGCGGCTTTAAATCGTGCGGTTAAATTCTGCCGGACTTATCCTATCATTGTAATTACGGTAATGCATGACTTCTAATTTCTAGCGCAAGTTCGATACGTCTTATCGTCGAACAGTTAGCCAACAACTAAAATTTGTCAACAGACGCAAGAATAAAGGACATCCTCAAGGTAACTGTCAACGAGACAAACCAAAGTATCAGGTAGAGAGGGTACGTGTCTATTTgcttgaatataattaaagctaCGTGCATGCACTTCGTTATTGTTCggcgtttaattataattattgtttgtattctacaattttatcagagaaatatcaaatattgttTACACGCTTTGACGATTTGCCGCGTATACGAAGTTCAGTTTTCAAAGTGTCGTCCCATAATGTAATGGAATACACATCAAAAGCGAcggtgaaaaatattaaataagttcGCGGggcgagaagaagaaaaataattactacgTATGTCTCGTTCTAATTTCTTAAGAAGCaatgacataaaattatttaaaaaatactcgCTCCctttaaactaaaataaaacgagcaaaatataatttgctatTATCTTCCtctgatatttataatacgtaatttgttataatttatcattattaaatattaatataaaatatcattttaataaagattatagaTATGCAAACGAAATTAAATTGCTCGTCGATCTAcagataaaaagtttttccCCGAAGATTGTCGCATTACATAGTCACTATTTGCGAATATTATTTACCGTTCTATAGATGTCTAGTAAACAGAGTAACAAGGaggaataaaaagatattagatACTGGTATAAAATAGGACGAACGAAAAAGAAACGGAAGGGGGTATCAGGGTCGAACATCCAGatattattagtataatttACGAAACAGCCTCGTTGGCCTCGTTAGTCCAACGAATCGTTTAGCTTTCACTTTCGTTCCTTTTCGTCAGTATCGTCCTACTGCCATTCAGCCGCGGAAAAAACGGAGAAACGTCGCTCAAGTGTCTTTTGTCTTAGTCGGAGCTCTAGATAGAAAATCGCAAAACCTAGCCACGCGCTATTTAAATCCTTCACTCTTTGCATATATCCGTTTTAGTTgcgttttattaaaagaaggaaaaaatattgaaatcaaTTGACAAAAAGTATCGCAAAAAAATCGAAGATTGactaaaacaattaaaatctatCTTGTCCCTATTAAAgagattaaattttgtatttaacattataacaatatatataaaaatttcaaaatctatttaaaatttcttaattaggCACACTTTCgctaaaaagtttttgattttttttattgtcgtAAAATATCTCCGATATGCGCAAGAACGATACATTCTGATAATAAATGCTattcgtaataaatattaaagcacATGCGGTTGATCATAATAAATTCGCAAGCGAAATAACATTAATCTGAAAGACTGCGCcctaaaagaaatatttagacaCTTTGTCAATCAATCCTGGCTGATTCCGAGGATTAAGATTAGCTCCTTTCGCGCGCGAATACAGATCTCTTCCAATCCATCTGTCTTTCGTACCGGCGCGGCGCTTCGCCCTCTTTTTCGCGACCCAGGCGTATTAATGAGTTTTCGCCGAGCAGAAACGGGAGGATTTGCGCGGGTAGGCGAAGCGGAGAGAGGCGCGGCGGCGGGTCGGCTACTTAGCAGCTGGATTCGAGTTCACTGACATTTCGGAGCACGCGCGATACGGAGTCCTGTTTTATTCGCAAACACGACGGCAATGACAACACAACAGCATACCGTCAACGACGAAAACGACGACGAAGGGGACAACAAcgaagaggaggaagacgaCGACAACGAACGAGGAAGACCACGACGCGTCCACGCGCGCACGTGTACCGTTCGCGCGGAAACGTgacgctcgctcgctcgctcgcggatTCGATCCCGTATGTGCCATGCATCTGGCATTGTGCCATCATGCACGCAGGGCGCGGAAGCATCGCCgccgatatatgtatatgtatatatatggtCTCTCTTTGAATGTGCACATGCAGGGAATACCAAGtcatttaagataattttcagGATCTAGTTCTGCGAGTGTGGGAACCAGCGTCACACGAATGTCGAGCAGATTGGATTTGAAACATTCACTCCGCGATGCACGCGGAGCGCCTCGACGTTCTGACTTGGCAATTAACCGGCAGCAGGATCCACGTAACTGTTTATTAATCAGCGAACTAAATGCATATAGATTGCGCTAAAATGCGTACAGCCGACAGCTGCGAAAACATCGTGATACTGGCGAGCGTCGCTGAACGAAGCGCGCTGTGTGCGCTGCATATCTACATAATGAATTGTTGACATTATTGTCCCACTGTTGACGTTGTAATGCTAGACAGAATATAGCATTGAGAAATTACTGTAGGTATACTGGTGTGGTACAACCGAACATATTATAGTCTTCGCTGATTGCAACGCGGATAAGATTCGTGACGTTGAAATCGAGATCCTCGTATAATTCAATAACTATAAGAATCCTGggtttttacttaaaaattaatttcagaatgGCCTAGTAAGGTATTCGTATTTTCTTCCTAATCATCCTGTAACAAGTAATAACGGGAAAGACCAcgatattctttctctctaaaaaaaaagtcatagAATTCATTTATTCGTCGACTGTTGCGGTAGTGGCTTCAGAAGACACTTTGATAGTTGCCGATATAGTCGTTTACAGCTGACAGAAACCGTTTTGTCCGCATTGTGTATATACTTTTGACCCATTATGTTCACGTTGTTTATCTCTTTCACCTACGGTTTATCTCTTTAACTTCCAGaagaataatactttttatctaTCCAATTAGAAGTCGCCTCGCGCGCAATTATTACACTCTTAGATTAGATCCGCTTGCATCGCATACACCGTATATATGTGCGCACATACTTTTCCTTTTACTCCGCTCgtacttttttaatactaattttcttctttccttccgCTCGAGCCCCCTCCCACGTTTGTTTCATCTTCAAAGCGAAAAAAGACGCATGCAACAAGATGTGCCAATAATATCGCAATACCATTTTCTTGGTATACCATACACTACCGTTCAAAAGTTTGGAAGCACTactttttcgagaaaaacaaaGCAAGTGGTGCTAATGCTTCCAAAGAAAAATGTCATATGAGGAACTTTAATGTCTGTTTTAACTATTCAATgcagtattattaaatttgtttctaatCATTTTCCAAGGAAgtgtttcattaaaaaaattttaccaaGTAAACACGCTATGCCATTGTTCTGTTATGAAGAAAGACCAAGTTTTCATGGTttgagtaaaatataataaatataaaaataacaaaaaaattattatattttattcaaaccATGAAAActtgttcttttttctttggaAGCATTAGCACCACTTGTTTCTTTTAAGTAGTGCTTCCGAACTTTTGAACGGTAGTGTATATACAGACACACCCTGTAGAGTAGAATGGCAATAGTAGATTTCGTAAAGAGAGTATTGATGTGCCAGAACTAAAAATAAACCTATTCCgaaggcgagagagagaaatttaatttgagcCTCTTGATCTTGTGTAAAACGTGGATAGCTCAAGATTAGCCTGAAGTTTATCTCTAGATTAACTCTACGACAacgctttttctctctttccctctttccccTCTCTGAAATAGCTAGCCTAGAATGTTACCTAGATGAGGAAACTTTCCTAAACGTTCAGATAAGggctttttttaatatttaagagaTCCTGCGTCTGGAGACCACAGCGTCAACAggttttctttcaaaattagcACGAAAATACATTTAAGCTGGAATGCATTTTCGTGCTAATTTAAATTCGATAATTACTCGATCTATCCCACtgataataatgcaataaaagcATTGATATCGCATTAGGCgcaaattattcattttccATCATTTATCATCAACTAGTTATTATCGCCTCGACGCCACGACGTTCTTTCATCGCACGTGAAGCTCCGCGCGTTCGACTGCGATTTTCGCAGCAGATTTGTCTTATCTAGATCCCGTTCGGCGTGCGTTATTGCACGCGCGCCGCCGAAATCATATCGGCCCGATGGATCGATGAGGATGTGAGCCGCCTCGGTGCCGCGAGGATCGCCGTTAACTCTACGATCCTCGGGACAATTAGCGCCGTTAGCGCGCGACCATTAGCGCGAGGCGAGGCGACACGTAGACAAGCCAAGCGCCGCGTTGCCTTCCAGTTGATCCCGGGGACCGACAGACCGGCAATCTGAATGCGAGAATATCCCTACGGCTGACGACGACTCCACGGAAGGAAGGCGCCCGTCCCGCGTATCGCGTACACGTGGAATCGCGCGAGTGACGTTTCATCCGCAAGGAGATCTCCGACGTTAAGTTCGCGTCGTTGATCGCGCAGTTAAATTgccatttacatattttacatgcGAATCGTGATAACACGTGGACGCCTCGCGAACTCTGTGCACGCTCGTTAACCCTTCACGGATTGTTTGGCTTacaaggaaaataattacacagCCGGTAGATGGGagttaaaatttgataaaatcaaCCTACACAcacatttacataaaaatgtgtattaaatattttaaatacataaatgtacacactgagaaaaaaaatgtgttaattccaaaaaatatttagtccgatacgagcaactaaatattttaagcagtttaattaaacattatttaaattaattcttgattaaaaaatttcaaaggttgacataaaaatgcattataccttttttagtgcaacttaataattgttaaaacaactaatgtttagttaactaactaacaTGTTTAGTTGctcgtatcggactaaatatttttgggGATTAACAAATCTATTTCTCAGT
The Temnothorax longispinosus isolate EJ_2023e chromosome 7, Tlon_JGU_v1, whole genome shotgun sequence DNA segment above includes these coding regions:
- the LOC139816589 gene encoding uncharacterized protein isoform X1; amino-acid sequence: MTGSRLGRGRGGRLALYGGCAVVVVLTMIVYRNTISEMTRLQEMQVQCLHQQESLAAQLQVIFEYKVRLEKSLAEEKSSNAAVKQELQQRASREKSLRDKDSIEAMQRFNSLQQTYRLLQTEHRDLQEECKKREKQALDETNRLESTLQDLRARIRQAQEDKFKALEHLKTKYLETDDEKTRLQEKYNELMQNRDNTGSTVDHLKKEIFQLRRELESAKKFYARSTSPSSVLVTPRASVSQSALQKEDSQPIPAPQQQQQQVSAPQPPYVSHDRRAVGGATPSVEKTLNDDANEPANDIRFVQQNGNIVPAGPGEVKEIGEQREPSANDLQQKQQKDVVERPNVMDDEKNGLEEEQRKQSVASSRKAENTTVASNANLVSPSVVDKPAPLPARPLSKVKVPVGVLPIPEMIEQNDDADKEKREEEIRKREDAAAVHNLQPPPPKLAPANAADDKEEKEPIVEPGNLDPPFVANPPARHVGEQVERRAKDAWLRVGPGVQEVGEELNRVPGLDDGQANGGDDQYDGDYDKEQQKNDIHLAEGEDEGEDEGDDV
- the LOC139816589 gene encoding uncharacterized protein isoform X2 → MTGSRLGRGRGGRLALYGGCAVVVVLTMIVYRNTISEMTRLQEMQVQCLHQQESLAAQLQVIFEYKVRLEKSLAEEKSSNAAVKQELQQRASREKSLRDKDSIEAMQRFNSLQQTYRLLQTEHRDLQEECKKREKQALDETNRLESTLQDLRARIRQAQEDKFKALEHLKTKYLETDDEKTRLQEKYNELMQNRDNTGSTVDHLKKEIFQLRRELESAKKFYARSTSPSSVLVTPRASVSQSALQKEDSQPIPAPQQQQQQSVASSRKAENTTVASNANLVSPSVVDKPAPLPARPLSKVKVPVGVLPIPEMIEQNDDADKEKREEEIRKREDAAAVHNLQPPPPKLAPANAADDKEEKEPIVEPGNLDPPFVANPPARHVGEQVERRAKDAWLRVGPGVQEVGEELNRVPGLDDGQANGGDDQYDGDYDKEQQKNDIHLAEGEDEGEDEGDDV